One region of Skermanella mucosa genomic DNA includes:
- a CDS encoding sulfite exporter TauE/SafE family protein, giving the protein MQELLTILSGSLVGFTLGLIGGGGSILAVPLLLYVVGIPDPHVAIGTSALAVAVSAFANLAQHARAGTVKWPCAVTFAASGVIGALVGSTIGKAVEGEKLLFLFALAMVAVGVSMLRRRGGEGDPTVRIDRRIAGRLLAVGFVVGMVSGLFGIGGGFLVVPGILFGSGMAVLNAIGSSLFSVGAFGLTTAANYAVSGLVDWTIAALFIAGGLAGGFAGLKAAVRLSTRKGALTRIFAGVMFAVAAYMLYRNAGAFGLL; this is encoded by the coding sequence ATGCAAGAACTCCTTACGATCCTGTCCGGCTCGCTGGTCGGATTCACCCTCGGCCTGATCGGCGGCGGCGGGTCGATCCTCGCCGTGCCGCTGCTGCTCTACGTGGTGGGAATACCGGATCCCCACGTCGCCATCGGCACCAGCGCATTGGCGGTCGCCGTCAGCGCCTTCGCCAACCTTGCCCAGCATGCCCGGGCCGGGACGGTGAAGTGGCCGTGCGCCGTGACCTTCGCCGCCTCCGGCGTGATCGGCGCCCTGGTCGGTTCGACCATCGGAAAGGCGGTGGAGGGCGAGAAGCTGCTGTTCCTGTTCGCGCTGGCGATGGTCGCGGTCGGGGTTTCCATGCTGCGCCGGCGGGGTGGCGAGGGCGATCCCACGGTCCGGATCGACCGGCGCATCGCGGGTCGGCTGCTGGCCGTCGGGTTCGTGGTCGGGATGGTATCGGGCCTGTTCGGGATCGGCGGCGGTTTCCTGGTCGTGCCCGGCATCCTGTTCGGCAGCGGCATGGCGGTGCTCAACGCCATCGGGTCGTCCCTGTTCTCGGTCGGGGCCTTCGGCCTGACCACCGCGGCCAACTACGCCGTCTCCGGCCTGGTCGATTGGACGATCGCGGCCCTGTTCATCGCGGGCGGGCTGGCGGGCGGCTTCGCCGGCCTGAAGGCCGCGGTCCGGCTGTCCACCCGCAAGGGAGCGCTGACCCGGATCTTCGCCGGCGTCATGTTCGCCGTCGCGGCCTACATGCTGTACCGGAACGCGGGCGCCTTCGGCCTGCTCTGA
- a CDS encoding c-type cytochrome → MDSRKKSIGLAAAAGMVGTLALLGIVGLLIVYTGAFNVAATEEHASFTRWAFDTTFHNSVESRAADTEVPEDVAPDMIETGARSYKSMCQHCHAGPGVERSPWASGMRPRPPHLAEAAAEWEEQEVFWIVKHGVKMSGMPAFGPTHDDRALWGIVAFVKELPAMTPEEYAISGGANDKGGDHAY, encoded by the coding sequence ATGGACAGTCGGAAGAAATCCATAGGCCTGGCAGCCGCCGCGGGCATGGTGGGCACTCTGGCACTGCTCGGCATCGTCGGATTGCTCATCGTCTATACCGGTGCGTTCAACGTTGCCGCGACGGAAGAGCATGCCTCGTTCACTCGGTGGGCGTTCGACACCACCTTTCATAATTCCGTCGAGAGCCGCGCCGCGGATACCGAGGTGCCCGAAGACGTCGCTCCGGACATGATCGAGACCGGCGCACGCTCGTACAAGTCGATGTGCCAGCACTGCCACGCCGGACCGGGTGTCGAACGGTCCCCTTGGGCGAGCGGCATGCGGCCGAGGCCGCCCCACCTCGCCGAAGCGGCGGCCGAATGGGAGGAGCAGGAAGTTTTCTGGATCGTCAAGCACGGGGTGAAGATGAGCGGAATGCCGGCGTTCGGGCCGACCCACGACGACCGGGCACTCTGGGGAATCGTCGCCTTCGTCAAGGAACTCCCGGCCATGACGCCCGAGGAGTACGCGATTTCCGGTGGTGCGAACGACAAGGGCGGCGATCATGCGTACTGA
- a CDS encoding DUF305 domain-containing protein: protein MQMSYWRFAAMIATSTVVMYGLMYLNTYSFEHVFWSETRAWMALVMGSTMSIIMLGYMLNMYRKRAVNLAIFGGSIAVFAFSLWVVRSQATVDDVEYMKAMIPHHSIAILTSERAQITDPRVRKLAEEIVEAQEREIAEMKYLAADLEARD from the coding sequence ATGCAGATGTCGTACTGGCGCTTCGCCGCGATGATAGCGACCTCGACGGTCGTCATGTATGGTCTGATGTACCTGAATACCTACTCGTTTGAGCATGTCTTCTGGAGCGAGACGCGCGCCTGGATGGCGCTGGTCATGGGTTCCACCATGTCCATCATCATGCTTGGCTACATGCTGAACATGTACAGGAAGCGGGCGGTCAACCTCGCCATATTCGGGGGCTCCATCGCGGTCTTCGCCTTTTCGCTCTGGGTCGTGCGCAGCCAGGCGACGGTGGACGACGTCGAGTACATGAAGGCGATGATCCCGCACCATTCTATCGCGATCCTGACGAGCGAGCGTGCGCAGATCACCGATCCTCGGGTCCGCAAGCTCGCGGAGGAGATCGTCGAAGCCCAGGAACGGGAAATCGCGGAGATGAAGTACCTCGCCGCCGACCTGGAGGCGCGGGACTGA
- a CDS encoding DUF6692 family protein, which produces MDAVFPQNGRVPFLPGLIFVLGLLAGCGQDDAPDDDTGAIHAPEIARIVPAEEALAGAHIPTLDPATMNGAQIRKAVGAGPRCEFRYTAAGKPALAVSMGAAGETGVGIVRLNGNLVVLEPAPIDGNVGQGSDFSLTAIPIRITVSPDAGEPAEGRDGVRRREADMIFEIGQRLRVGYRGYLDCLSEPAVVDPAPGA; this is translated from the coding sequence ATGGATGCCGTGTTTCCGCAGAATGGACGGGTCCCTTTTCTCCCGGGACTGATATTCGTCCTTGGGCTGCTCGCCGGGTGTGGCCAGGACGACGCGCCGGACGACGACACGGGGGCCATCCACGCACCCGAGATCGCGAGGATCGTCCCGGCGGAGGAGGCGCTCGCGGGCGCGCATATACCGACCCTGGATCCCGCCACGATGAACGGCGCGCAGATCCGCAAGGCAGTCGGTGCGGGTCCCCGCTGCGAATTCCGGTACACGGCCGCAGGCAAGCCGGCTCTGGCCGTGAGCATGGGAGCCGCTGGAGAAACGGGGGTCGGGATCGTCAGGCTGAACGGAAACCTGGTCGTCTTGGAACCGGCGCCGATCGACGGCAACGTCGGACAGGGCTCGGATTTCTCCCTGACCGCGATCCCGATCCGGATCACCGTCTCACCTGATGCCGGAGAGCCGGCCGAAGGCCGAGACGGCGTAAGGCGCCGGGAGGCCGACATGATCTTCGAGATCGGGCAGAGGCTCAGGGTCGGCTATCGCGGCTATCTGGACTGCCTGTCAGAGCCGGCGGTGGTCGATCCGGCACCGGGTGCGTGA
- a CDS encoding thioredoxin family protein, which yields MRVKVLGPGCARCKRLEELTREAAQEAGVAVEIEHVTDMARILDYSVISTPGLVVGEEVKMSGRLPRREEIVAWLRQAAA from the coding sequence ATGCGCGTCAAGGTCCTTGGGCCGGGTTGCGCCCGCTGCAAGCGCCTGGAGGAACTGACCCGGGAGGCGGCGCAGGAAGCCGGCGTCGCCGTCGAGATCGAGCATGTCACGGACATGGCCCGGATCCTCGATTACTCCGTCATCAGCACGCCGGGCCTCGTCGTCGGGGAGGAGGTCAAGATGTCCGGCCGATTGCCGCGCCGGGAGGAGATCGTGGCTTGGCTGAGGCAGGCCGCCGCATAG
- a CDS encoding permease: MEPSAIFVQTMQSGFGSLAAYLAAHVLLCLVPAFFIAGGLSALMPKSVITRFLGPGAPKAIAYPAATAAGSLLAVCSCTIVPLFAGIYRKGAGLGPAITFLFFAPAANILALTYTGAALGAEFAAARLVLSLVFGIGIGMIMALVFSGDDRAHAGEADGAFAGGERFQPPAVVLMLLLVALLVAGTLKVGLLLDSFASVTLPIHGMDEVEATLHRLVPFDPARGEEGIGAQGAVLVLLLGIIAAVAPLGLGRVDEGFNRWTWATLALVVLTLAVAAVGVQPRAGGVTLHLTGRLVGVVAIMAAIVWVACRHIDPFEVRQWLWESWRFVRQIFPLLVVGVFAVGVLRVFIRPEWVETMAGSNTIPANLVGVVFGVFMYFPTLVEVPVAQMFLSLGMHPGPLLAYLMADPELSLQSILITASIIGRTKAWAYVGLVALFSTAAGLTFGAWRDGTSLWLLGGGFVVFLLVLAAVLHAFHRRAGTMTKAA; encoded by the coding sequence GTGGAACCGTCCGCCATTTTCGTCCAGACCATGCAGAGCGGGTTCGGGAGTCTCGCGGCCTATCTGGCCGCGCATGTGCTGCTGTGCCTCGTGCCGGCCTTCTTCATCGCGGGCGGCCTCTCCGCGCTGATGCCGAAGTCGGTGATCACCCGTTTCCTGGGGCCCGGCGCGCCGAAGGCCATAGCCTATCCGGCGGCCACCGCCGCCGGGAGCCTGCTGGCCGTCTGCTCCTGCACCATCGTCCCGCTGTTCGCGGGCATCTACAGGAAGGGTGCCGGGCTGGGGCCGGCCATCACCTTCCTGTTCTTCGCGCCCGCGGCCAACATCCTGGCGCTGACCTACACGGGCGCCGCGCTGGGGGCCGAGTTCGCGGCGGCGCGTCTCGTGCTGTCGCTGGTCTTCGGCATCGGCATCGGGATGATCATGGCGCTGGTCTTCAGCGGGGACGACCGCGCCCACGCCGGCGAGGCCGACGGCGCCTTTGCCGGGGGTGAGCGCTTCCAACCCCCGGCCGTCGTCCTGATGCTTCTCCTGGTGGCGCTGCTCGTCGCCGGAACGCTGAAGGTCGGCCTCCTGCTCGACAGCTTTGCCAGCGTCACCCTGCCGATCCACGGCATGGACGAGGTCGAGGCGACGCTGCACCGGTTGGTGCCCTTCGATCCCGCGAGGGGCGAGGAGGGGATCGGCGCGCAAGGGGCGGTCCTCGTCCTGCTGCTGGGCATCATCGCGGCGGTGGCGCCGCTCGGGCTGGGCCGGGTGGACGAGGGGTTCAACCGCTGGACCTGGGCGACGCTGGCGCTGGTCGTGCTGACCCTGGCGGTCGCGGCCGTCGGCGTGCAGCCCCGGGCCGGCGGCGTCACGCTCCACCTGACCGGGAGGCTGGTCGGCGTGGTGGCCATCATGGCGGCGATCGTCTGGGTCGCCTGCCGCCACATCGACCCGTTCGAGGTTCGGCAGTGGCTGTGGGAGAGTTGGCGGTTCGTCCGCCAGATCTTTCCGCTGCTGGTCGTCGGCGTCTTCGCGGTGGGGGTCCTGCGCGTGTTCATCCGGCCGGAATGGGTGGAGACGATGGCCGGCAGCAACACCATTCCCGCCAATCTGGTGGGCGTCGTCTTCGGTGTGTTCATGTACTTCCCGACCCTGGTCGAGGTGCCGGTCGCGCAGATGTTCCTGTCGCTCGGCATGCATCCGGGGCCGCTGCTGGCCTACCTGATGGCGGACCCCGAGCTGAGCCTGCAAAGCATCCTGATCACCGCCAGCATCATCGGCCGGACCAAGGCGTGGGCCTATGTCGGCCTGGTCGCGCTGTTCAGCACGGCGGCGGGCCTGACCTTCGGGGCATGGCGCGACGGAACAAGCCTATGGCTGCTCGGCGGAGGATTCGTGGTTTTCCTGCTGGTCCTTGCCGCGGTCCTGCATGCCTTCCATCGCCGGGCCGGCACCATGACGAAGGCCGCTTGA
- a CDS encoding DsrE family protein, protein MAGLKLRATVRAAILAAGCIVPQAAAPGAALAQPQDGEEIVFHKLALQVGDGDAEAMRSALDIASNVSRSYGAKAHEVEIRIVVYGPGLDMLRPDRSPVLDRLKAFEQSMPNVTFVACGNTLDTLERKEGRRPDLVPYAEIVEAGVAELIALHEQGYTIIKP, encoded by the coding sequence ATGGCGGGCTTGAAACTCCGGGCGACTGTCAGGGCGGCGATCCTGGCCGCCGGCTGCATCGTGCCGCAGGCCGCCGCCCCCGGCGCGGCCTTGGCGCAGCCCCAGGACGGCGAGGAGATCGTCTTCCACAAACTGGCGCTGCAGGTCGGCGATGGCGACGCGGAGGCCATGCGCTCGGCGCTCGACATCGCCTCCAACGTCTCGCGGAGCTACGGCGCCAAGGCCCATGAGGTCGAGATCCGGATCGTCGTCTACGGCCCAGGCCTCGACATGCTGCGCCCGGACCGTTCGCCGGTGCTGGACCGGCTGAAGGCCTTCGAACAGAGCATGCCGAACGTGACGTTCGTGGCCTGCGGCAACACGCTGGATACCCTGGAGCGCAAGGAGGGCCGGCGGCCCGACCTGGTCCCCTACGCCGAGATCGTCGAGGCGGGGGTGGCGGAACTGATCGCCCTCCACGAGCAGGGCTACACCATAATCAAACCTTGA
- a CDS encoding c-type cytochrome, translating into MSKFPKASLLAACLLAMSAGSVHAEAASSPGPLKLGRIATEAEIAAWDHDIRPDGKGLPDGRGTVADGEALFTDNCAACHGDFGEGVGRWPVLAGGEGTLDRERPEKTIGSYWPYLSTVYDYVNRAMPFGNARSLGPDDVYALTAYLLYLNDIVTDEEFELSRENFADIRMPNVDNFVPDDREREKHYVADTEPCMKDCKPGPVAITMRARVLDVTPDGGGEEGPAAGNVD; encoded by the coding sequence ATGTCGAAGTTTCCTAAGGCATCGCTGCTGGCCGCCTGCCTGCTCGCCATGTCGGCGGGCTCCGTCCATGCCGAGGCGGCTTCTTCCCCCGGCCCGCTCAAGCTGGGCCGCATCGCGACCGAAGCCGAGATCGCGGCGTGGGACCATGACATCCGGCCCGATGGCAAGGGGCTGCCGGACGGGCGGGGCACGGTTGCCGACGGCGAGGCCCTTTTCACCGACAACTGCGCCGCCTGCCACGGCGATTTCGGCGAGGGCGTCGGCCGCTGGCCGGTGCTGGCCGGCGGCGAGGGGACCCTCGACCGCGAGCGGCCGGAGAAGACCATCGGGTCCTACTGGCCCTACCTGTCCACGGTCTACGACTACGTCAACCGCGCGATGCCGTTCGGCAACGCCCGGTCCCTCGGCCCCGACGACGTCTATGCCCTGACCGCCTATCTCCTGTACCTGAACGACATCGTGACGGACGAGGAGTTCGAGCTTTCCCGGGAGAATTTCGCGGACATCCGGATGCCGAACGTCGATAACTTCGTCCCCGACGACCGCGAGCGGGAAAAGCACTACGTCGCCGATACCGAGCCTTGCATGAAGGACTGCAAGCCGGGACCCGTCGCGATCACCATGCGGGCGCGCGTCCTCGACGTGACGCCGGACGGCGGCGGCGAAGAGGGACCCGCGGCCGGCAACGTCGATTGA
- the soxC gene encoding sulfite dehydrogenase: MTEQMNKPSRPQASRRAFLGGAAALGAGLAVRPALAAGDPLITEVQDWNRYLGDGVDARPYGVPSRFEADVVRRDVPWLTADTKSSVNFTPLHRLDGIITPNGLCFERHHGGIAEIAPADHRLMVHGLVERPLVFTLDDLKRFPRENRVYFLECAANSGMEWRGAQLNGCQFTHGMVHCVMYTGVRLRTLLEEAGLKTSGTWLLAEGADASAMTRSIPLDKALDDCLVAWGMNGEALRPEQGYPVRLVVPGWEGNMWVKWLRRLEVGDAPWEHREETSKYTDLLANGKARKFTWQMEVKSVITSPSPQAPIAHGRGRTVVSGLAWSGNGTIRRVDVSLDGGRNWQTARIDGPSLPKALHRFYHEFDWDGSELFLQSRAMDEKGFVQPTKEDLRAARGTNSIYHNNGIQTWYLKPDGALENVEVS, from the coding sequence ATGACCGAACAGATGAACAAGCCATCGCGACCGCAGGCATCCCGCCGCGCCTTTCTCGGCGGTGCCGCCGCGCTTGGCGCCGGGCTCGCCGTGCGGCCGGCCCTGGCGGCCGGCGACCCGCTGATCACCGAGGTCCAGGATTGGAACCGCTACCTGGGCGATGGGGTGGACGCCCGGCCCTACGGGGTGCCGTCCAGGTTCGAAGCCGACGTCGTGCGCCGTGACGTGCCCTGGCTGACGGCGGACACCAAGAGCTCCGTCAACTTCACGCCGCTGCACAGGCTGGACGGCATCATCACGCCCAACGGACTCTGCTTCGAACGGCACCATGGCGGCATCGCCGAGATCGCGCCGGCCGACCACCGGCTGATGGTCCACGGCCTGGTCGAGCGGCCCCTGGTCTTCACCCTGGACGACCTCAAGCGCTTCCCGCGCGAGAACCGGGTCTATTTCCTGGAATGTGCCGCCAACTCGGGCATGGAATGGCGGGGCGCCCAGCTGAACGGCTGCCAGTTCACCCACGGCATGGTCCATTGCGTGATGTATACCGGCGTCCGGCTGCGCACCCTTCTCGAAGAGGCGGGATTGAAGACGTCGGGAACCTGGCTGCTGGCCGAAGGGGCCGACGCGTCCGCCATGACCCGCTCGATCCCCCTGGACAAGGCGCTGGACGACTGCCTCGTCGCCTGGGGCATGAACGGCGAGGCCCTTCGGCCGGAACAGGGCTATCCCGTGCGCCTCGTGGTTCCCGGCTGGGAAGGCAATATGTGGGTCAAGTGGCTGCGCCGTCTGGAAGTCGGCGACGCGCCCTGGGAGCACCGCGAGGAGACGTCCAAATACACGGACCTGCTCGCCAACGGCAAGGCCCGGAAGTTCACCTGGCAGATGGAGGTCAAGTCTGTCATCACCAGCCCGAGCCCGCAGGCGCCCATCGCCCACGGGCGGGGGCGGACCGTGGTCTCCGGCCTGGCGTGGTCGGGCAACGGCACGATCCGCCGGGTCGATGTCTCCCTGGACGGCGGGCGCAACTGGCAGACGGCCCGGATCGACGGGCCCAGCCTGCCGAAGGCGCTGCACCGGTTCTATCACGAGTTCGACTGGGACGGCTCGGAGCTGTTCCTCCAGTCGCGCGCGATGGACGAGAAGGGTTTCGTCCAGCCGACCAAGGAAGATCTGCGCGCCGCGCGCGGCACCAACTCGATCTACCACAACAACGGCATCCAGACTTGGTACCTGAAACCCGACGGAGCGCTCGAGAATGTCGAAGTTTCCTAA
- the soxB gene encoding thiosulfohydrolase SoxB — translation MFSRREFLSATTALSAAMGLGLSGRWSRAAAQQRLTEDDLLAAEDFGNLTVLHITDIHAQLKPLYFREPSINLGVGEVAGLPPHVTGADFLKLYGIKPGSPDAYALTSEDYAALAGTYGRMGGLDRIATIVGRARAERGEENVILLDGGDTWQGSYTSNRTAGADMIEAMDLLRPDAMTGHWEFTYGADRVKEVVESLSFPFLGCNIFDAEWDEPAFEAHHMVERGGVKVAIIGQAFPYTPIANPRWMIPGWSFGIREEQVARTVEAVRADGADLVILLSHNGFDVDRKLASRVQGIDIVLTGHTHDALPEPFKVGKTLLIASGSNGKFLSRLDLDVRDGALKDFRYRLIPVFSDVISADRDMAALIDRVRAPYESDLKREIGRTETLLYRRGNFNGTWDDLICEALLEERDAEIALSPGFRWGTTLPAGSAITVEDLHNNCAMTYPAAYRSTMTGQTLKTILEDVADNLFNADPYYQQGGDMVRVGGLGFAIDPTRTIGSRISDMTILATRKPIEAGREYAVAGWASINENTEGPAIWDVVESYLAKHPVVRLKENRSVLLKGA, via the coding sequence ATGTTTTCCAGACGTGAGTTCCTGTCCGCGACGACGGCCCTCTCCGCGGCGATGGGCCTGGGCTTGTCCGGCCGCTGGTCGCGCGCGGCGGCCCAGCAGCGCCTGACCGAGGACGACCTGCTGGCGGCCGAGGATTTCGGAAACCTCACGGTCCTGCACATCACCGACATCCATGCGCAGTTGAAGCCGCTCTATTTCCGCGAGCCCTCCATCAACTTGGGGGTGGGCGAGGTCGCCGGCCTGCCGCCGCACGTGACCGGGGCGGATTTCCTCAAGCTCTACGGGATCAAGCCGGGCTCGCCCGACGCCTATGCGCTGACCTCCGAGGATTATGCCGCCCTGGCCGGGACCTACGGCAGGATGGGCGGGCTCGACCGCATCGCCACCATCGTCGGACGGGCGCGCGCGGAGCGGGGGGAGGAGAACGTCATCCTGCTCGACGGCGGCGACACGTGGCAGGGCAGCTATACGTCCAACCGGACCGCCGGGGCCGACATGATCGAGGCGATGGACCTTCTGCGGCCCGACGCCATGACCGGACATTGGGAATTCACCTACGGCGCCGACCGGGTGAAGGAAGTGGTGGAGAGCCTGTCCTTCCCCTTCCTGGGCTGCAACATCTTCGACGCGGAGTGGGACGAGCCGGCCTTCGAGGCCCACCACATGGTGGAGCGGGGCGGCGTCAAGGTCGCGATCATCGGCCAGGCCTTCCCCTATACCCCGATCGCCAACCCGCGCTGGATGATCCCGGGATGGTCGTTCGGCATCCGGGAGGAGCAGGTCGCCAGGACGGTCGAGGCGGTGCGCGCCGACGGGGCGGACCTGGTCATCCTGCTGTCGCACAACGGCTTCGACGTGGACCGCAAGCTGGCAAGCCGCGTACAGGGCATCGACATCGTCCTGACCGGCCATACCCACGACGCGCTTCCGGAACCGTTCAAGGTCGGCAAGACGCTGCTGATCGCCTCGGGCTCGAACGGGAAGTTCCTCAGCCGGCTCGATCTGGACGTCCGCGACGGCGCGCTGAAGGACTTCCGGTACCGGCTGATCCCGGTGTTCTCCGACGTGATCTCCGCCGACCGGGACATGGCGGCGCTGATCGACAGGGTGCGGGCACCCTACGAGAGCGACCTGAAGCGCGAGATCGGGCGGACCGAGACGCTGCTCTACCGCCGCGGCAACTTCAACGGCACCTGGGACGACCTGATCTGCGAGGCGCTGCTGGAAGAGCGCGATGCCGAGATCGCCCTGTCCCCCGGTTTCCGGTGGGGAACCACGCTGCCGGCGGGAAGCGCCATCACCGTGGAGGACCTCCACAATAATTGCGCGATGACCTACCCGGCGGCCTACCGCAGCACCATGACCGGGCAGACGCTGAAGACCATCCTGGAGGATGTCGCGGACAATCTTTTCAACGCCGACCCCTATTACCAGCAAGGCGGCGACATGGTCCGGGTGGGCGGGCTCGGCTTCGCCATCGACCCGACCCGGACGATCGGCTCCCGCATTTCGGACATGACCATCCTGGCGACCCGGAAGCCCATCGAGGCCGGCCGCGAATATGCCGTCGCCGGGTGGGCGTCGATCAACGAGAACACCGAGGGTCCGGCGATCTGGGACGTGGTGGAGAGCTACCTGGCGAAACACCCGGTCGTCCGCCTCAAGGAAAACCGCTCCGTCCTGCTCAAGGGCGCCTAG
- the soxA gene encoding sulfur oxidation c-type cytochrome SoxA, with protein sequence MKKLSVLLAGAASLLVASTVSHVVADPVEDELEIDGVTVATVAKAPSQPPEHPFPEVKSGWLYREAETRALQEDSFENPGMLSVERGADLWETAEGAAGKSCSSCHGDAAESMKGVGANYPKWNAEAGKPFNLELQINACRSRNMQAEPYPYDDQRQRDLTTFIRHQSLGQPVEIDLAQGGMMSWWEKGRDRYYQRTGQLNFSCASCHEQNSGKYIRADHLSQGQTNGFPTYRFNTAGMVSLHNRFRGCIRDTRAEQPEAFSDELMALEVYTAWRGTGLSVETPAVRQ encoded by the coding sequence GTGAAGAAACTGTCTGTCCTGTTGGCGGGGGCCGCGTCGCTGCTGGTTGCTTCGACCGTATCCCACGTCGTCGCCGATCCGGTCGAGGACGAGCTCGAGATCGACGGCGTGACGGTCGCCACCGTCGCCAAGGCGCCGTCGCAGCCGCCCGAGCATCCGTTCCCCGAGGTCAAGTCGGGCTGGCTGTACCGCGAGGCGGAAACCCGGGCCTTGCAGGAGGATAGCTTCGAGAACCCCGGCATGCTCAGCGTCGAGCGGGGGGCCGACCTCTGGGAGACCGCCGAAGGCGCCGCGGGCAAGTCCTGCTCCTCCTGCCACGGCGATGCCGCGGAGTCCATGAAGGGCGTCGGCGCCAACTATCCCAAATGGAACGCGGAGGCCGGCAAGCCTTTCAACCTGGAACTCCAGATCAACGCCTGCCGGTCCCGGAACATGCAGGCCGAGCCTTATCCCTATGACGACCAGCGGCAAAGGGACCTGACGACCTTCATCAGGCACCAGTCGCTGGGACAGCCGGTCGAGATCGACTTGGCGCAGGGCGGGATGATGTCCTGGTGGGAGAAGGGCAGGGACCGGTACTATCAGCGGACCGGCCAGCTGAATTTCTCCTGCGCCTCCTGCCACGAGCAGAATTCCGGCAAGTACATCCGCGCCGACCATCTGAGCCAGGGGCAGACCAACGGTTTTCCGACCTACCGGTTCAACACCGCGGGCATGGTCTCGCTGCACAACCGTTTCCGCGGCTGCATCAGGGACACCCGGGCGGAGCAGCCGGAGGCCTTCTCCGACGAGCTGATGGCGCTCGAGGTCTATACCGCCTGGCGCGGCACGGGCCTGTCGGTCGAAACCCCGGCCGTCCGGCAATAG
- the soxZ gene encoding thiosulfate oxidation carrier complex protein SoxZ: protein MATPKPRVKLPKTASKGEVVTIKTLISHEMESGQRKDSSGKTIPRQIINKFTCEFNGRTVFGCDLDPAVSANPYLEFTAKVPESGTFKFTWVDDDGSVYTDEQQIKVQ, encoded by the coding sequence ATGGCGACGCCCAAACCCCGCGTTAAGCTGCCGAAGACCGCCTCCAAAGGCGAAGTCGTGACGATCAAGACCCTGATCAGCCACGAGATGGAATCCGGCCAGCGCAAGGACAGCAGCGGCAAGACGATCCCGCGCCAGATCATCAACAAGTTCACCTGCGAGTTCAACGGCCGGACTGTGTTCGGCTGCGACCTCGACCCGGCGGTCTCGGCCAACCCGTACCTGGAGTTCACCGCGAAGGTTCCGGAGAGCGGCACCTTCAAGTTCACCTGGGTGGACGACGACGGCTCCGTCTACACCGACGAGCAGCAGATCAAGGTCCAATAA
- the soxY gene encoding thiosulfate oxidation carrier protein SoxY, translated as MRLTRRRFFALSTGTAVVALGGLRSVPAFASVDETRKMLSSFTGGKEPQAGRIVLTAPEIAENGNTVPITVQVESPMTDDDHVESVIILAEGNPNPGVATFHFTPMSGDATATTRIRLAQTQNVVAVARMKDGTVYSDRKEVKVTIGGCGG; from the coding sequence ATGAGGCTCACCCGACGCAGGTTCTTCGCGCTATCGACCGGAACGGCCGTCGTGGCCCTCGGCGGATTGCGATCGGTTCCGGCATTCGCCAGCGTCGACGAGACGCGGAAGATGCTGTCCTCCTTCACCGGCGGAAAGGAGCCGCAGGCCGGCCGGATCGTGCTGACCGCGCCCGAGATCGCCGAGAACGGCAACACCGTCCCGATCACGGTCCAGGTCGAAAGCCCGATGACGGACGACGACCATGTCGAATCCGTGATCATCCTGGCGGAAGGCAACCCCAACCCCGGCGTCGCCACCTTCCACTTCACGCCGATGAGCGGCGATGCCACGGCGACCACGCGGATCCGGCTGGCGCAGACGCAGAACGTCGTCGCGGTCGCCAGGATGAAGGACGGGACCGTCTATTCCGACCGCAAGGAAGTCAAGGTGACCATCGGCGGCTGCGGCGGCTGA
- the soxX gene encoding sulfur oxidation c-type cytochrome SoxX: protein MAADIGPGAVRFDDAAVPERVSDHVGNAEAGKKAFVNRGLGNCLACHAVSTLSDELFHGDVGPSLDGAAGRWSAAQLRAIVVNAKQVFGPDTVMPGFYTLDVGAGVAKAFKGKTILTAEQVEDVVAFLGTLK from the coding sequence ATGGCTGCCGATATCGGACCCGGCGCCGTGCGGTTCGACGACGCCGCCGTTCCCGAGCGGGTATCCGACCATGTCGGGAACGCCGAGGCCGGGAAGAAGGCCTTCGTCAACCGCGGCCTGGGCAACTGCCTCGCCTGCCACGCCGTCTCCACCCTCTCCGACGAGCTTTTCCATGGCGACGTGGGCCCGTCGCTGGACGGCGCCGCCGGCCGCTGGTCGGCCGCCCAGTTGCGGGCGATCGTCGTGAACGCCAAGCAGGTGTTTGGTCCCGACACTGTCATGCCGGGGTTCTACACCCTCGATGTCGGTGCCGGCGTCGCCAAGGCCTTCAAAGGCAAGACCATCCTGACCGCAGAGCAGGTCGAGGACGTGGTCGCCTTCCTCGGAACCCTGAAATGA